In one window of Cytophagaceae bacterium ABcell3 DNA:
- the cysC gene encoding adenylyl-sulfate kinase, translating into MDNIHPIFDTVLSREKKEALLKQKSAVVWMVGLSGSGKSTLARALEKDLHAKGFLTMLLDGDNLRTGINNNLGFSEADRMENIRRAAETSKLFLNCGVITICSLISPTEEIRIMAKNIIGEQDFFEVYINAPLEVCEQRDVKGLYEKARKGEIKDFTGIDSPFEAPQKPAVEIRTDLCSMEDCRNTLLEKVLERTEYKV; encoded by the coding sequence TTGGACAATATTCACCCGATATTTGATACGGTTCTTAGCCGGGAAAAGAAAGAGGCACTGTTAAAGCAAAAGTCTGCAGTTGTTTGGATGGTTGGCCTTTCTGGTTCTGGAAAAAGCACATTGGCCAGGGCTTTAGAAAAAGACCTTCATGCCAAAGGTTTTTTAACTATGCTACTCGACGGGGATAACCTTCGTACAGGCATAAACAACAACTTGGGCTTTAGTGAAGCTGACCGTATGGAAAACATTAGGAGGGCTGCGGAAACATCTAAATTATTCTTAAATTGTGGTGTCATAACTATTTGCTCACTTATTAGCCCAACGGAAGAAATCCGAATAATGGCAAAGAACATTATTGGTGAGCAAGACTTTTTTGAAGTATATATCAATGCTCCTTTGGAAGTATGTGAGCAAAGAGACGTAAAAGGGCTTTATGAAAAAGCTAGAAAAGGAGAAATTAAAGACTTTACTGGTATAGATTCTCCATTTGAAGCACCGCAAAAACCTGCTGTTGAAATCAGGACTGACCTGTGTTCAATGGAGGACTGCAGAAATACGCTTCTTGAAAAAGTTTTAGAACGAACAGAATATAAAGTATAA
- the cysD gene encoding sulfate adenylyltransferase subunit CysD, with translation MNYNLTHLKQLESEAIFIMREVAAQFEKPVLLFSGGKDSIVMVKLAQKAFWPGKIPFPLLHIDTGHNFPETLDYRDNLVKEVGAKLIVRYVQDSIDQGRAVEEKGPNPSRNSLQTITLLDALEEFKFDAAFGGARRDEEKARAKERFFSHRDEFGQWDPKNQRPELWNLFNGRKHVGEHFRVFPLSNWTEMDVWQYIALENIPIPSIYFTHQREVVNRNGSLLAKCEHITLMKNEFYETRTVRFRTVGDMTCTGAVESSASTIEEIINEVASARQTERGTRADDKRSEAAMEDRKKQGYF, from the coding sequence GTGAATTATAATCTTACCCATTTAAAGCAGCTGGAATCAGAGGCAATATTTATCATGAGGGAAGTTGCTGCACAGTTTGAAAAACCTGTGCTGTTGTTCTCAGGAGGTAAAGACTCCATCGTAATGGTAAAACTAGCCCAAAAAGCTTTCTGGCCTGGGAAAATTCCTTTCCCGCTTCTTCACATCGATACAGGACATAACTTTCCTGAAACGTTGGACTATAGAGATAACCTTGTAAAGGAAGTCGGGGCAAAACTTATTGTACGATATGTGCAAGACTCCATAGACCAAGGACGTGCTGTAGAAGAAAAGGGGCCTAACCCTAGCCGTAACTCCCTTCAGACAATCACTTTGCTAGATGCGCTCGAGGAATTTAAATTTGATGCAGCTTTCGGTGGTGCAAGACGTGATGAAGAGAAAGCACGTGCTAAAGAGAGGTTTTTCTCGCACCGTGATGAGTTTGGCCAGTGGGATCCTAAGAACCAACGTCCAGAACTATGGAATTTATTTAATGGGAGAAAGCATGTTGGAGAGCACTTCAGAGTCTTCCCTTTGAGCAACTGGACAGAAATGGATGTATGGCAGTATATTGCCCTTGAAAATATTCCTATCCCTTCTATTTACTTTACCCATCAGCGTGAAGTGGTTAATCGTAACGGATCTCTATTGGCTAAGTGCGAGCACATCACCTTGATGAAAAATGAGTTTTATGAGACCCGCACTGTACGGTTCAGAACTGTAGGTGATATGACTTGTACTGGGGCTGTTGAATCTTCGGCTTCTACTATTGAGGAAATTATCAACGAAGTTGCTTCTGCCAGACAGACTGAAAGGGGAACAAGGGCTGATGACAAACGTTCAGAAGCGGCTATGGAAGATAGAAAAAAACAGGGATACTTCTAA
- a CDS encoding sensor histidine kinase, whose product MRLKTELASILILTSLFFISIFSIIFYYYARAGFVEQVENQLSSVAEHKKTVVESYLLNRQGEFRTLHSLPVILENLYQFHLTEEEEYLAQVEATLVEYAASMPHVKDVHAQDTNRVIVASSTPHYIGSAYTSPRVKISSHDSENSYFIEKNDTLIFQISTPVHHKNRHIGRLLIEFFAHEIKDIGKDYFGLGQTGETVIAVRNEEGEIIYLFPPRFVPDGQFIPVDTTTDQATLRAMKGEEAFFEEISDYRNESVLAITHYMDYPGWGLITKLDTEEGLRTVHFIRDLTIWIAIIFAIIFITTSYFLSDYLVKPIEKITSAAVRISKGDLSKKVSLQRKNELGTLSKSFNIMTDKLIEAREGLEEKIEELNRSNDSLNRFAYIVSHDLKSPLASITALSDLLKDEYKEQMDEQGQIMFGMLQTKVEHMQQLIDGILQYSRMGNCMGQDVDTDTGAVIDEVFEDASGKKKVNFVKEGDFPKIFINRTCLKQVFQNLVSNSVKYMDKEEGYIKASYSKEGKHHIFTISDNGPGIDPKYHEKIFEIFNTGALTGSKESTGVGLAIVQRIVENYKGSVKIQSAPGEGTAFTICLPI is encoded by the coding sequence ATGAGATTAAAAACGGAACTAGCAAGCATACTTATTCTTACAAGCTTATTTTTTATAAGTATTTTCAGTATTATATTTTACTATTATGCCCGTGCTGGATTTGTAGAGCAAGTTGAAAACCAACTTTCCTCTGTAGCTGAGCATAAAAAAACAGTAGTGGAGAGTTACCTACTAAACCGTCAAGGCGAATTTAGAACTCTCCACTCCCTCCCGGTTATATTAGAAAACCTCTATCAGTTTCATTTAACTGAAGAAGAAGAATATTTAGCTCAGGTAGAAGCTACCTTGGTTGAGTACGCAGCTTCAATGCCTCATGTAAAGGATGTCCACGCCCAAGATACCAATAGGGTAATTGTAGCTTCCAGCACACCGCATTATATAGGGAGTGCTTATACAAGCCCAAGGGTTAAAATATCAAGCCACGACTCAGAAAATTCTTACTTTATAGAAAAAAACGACACACTGATATTCCAGATCTCCACTCCGGTACACCATAAAAACAGACACATAGGTCGTTTGCTAATAGAGTTTTTTGCCCACGAAATTAAAGATATTGGTAAGGATTACTTTGGACTGGGGCAAACTGGAGAAACAGTCATTGCCGTAAGGAATGAAGAAGGAGAAATTATATATCTTTTTCCACCGAGGTTTGTTCCTGATGGGCAGTTTATTCCAGTAGACACCACTACCGACCAAGCAACACTAAGAGCTATGAAAGGGGAAGAGGCGTTTTTTGAGGAAATTTCTGATTACAGAAATGAAAGTGTGCTAGCCATAACCCATTATATGGACTACCCCGGCTGGGGACTCATTACCAAACTAGATACAGAAGAAGGACTTCGAACCGTCCATTTCATCAGGGATCTTACTATTTGGATTGCCATTATTTTTGCAATAATTTTCATTACCACTTCATATTTCCTATCTGATTATTTAGTTAAACCTATTGAAAAGATAACTTCTGCTGCGGTACGGATTTCTAAAGGAGACCTGAGCAAAAAAGTAAGCCTGCAAAGAAAGAACGAACTAGGCACGCTATCGAAGTCATTTAACATTATGACTGACAAGCTCATAGAAGCCCGTGAAGGACTGGAGGAAAAAATTGAAGAGCTAAACCGGTCAAACGATTCATTAAACCGGTTTGCATATATTGTCTCCCATGACTTAAAATCACCTTTGGCTTCTATAACAGCCTTATCGGATCTGCTCAAGGATGAGTATAAAGAGCAAATGGACGAACAGGGGCAAATAATGTTTGGCATGTTGCAGACCAAAGTTGAACACATGCAACAACTTATTGATGGCATACTTCAGTATTCTCGAATGGGAAACTGCATGGGACAAGATGTAGACACAGATACAGGCGCTGTAATTGATGAAGTTTTTGAAGACGCATCAGGAAAGAAAAAGGTAAACTTCGTTAAGGAGGGGGACTTTCCTAAAATCTTTATAAATAGGACTTGCTTAAAGCAAGTATTCCAAAACCTTGTCAGCAATTCTGTAAAGTATATGGACAAAGAAGAAGGATATATTAAGGCAAGTTATTCTAAAGAGGGCAAGCACCACATTTTTACAATTTCAGACAATGGCCCGGGCATAGACCCAAAATACCACGAGAAAATATTTGAAATATTCAATACAGGCGCACTCACAGGCAGCAAAGAAAGCACAGGGGTCGGTTTAGCTATTGTGCAACGTATAGTAGAAAACTATAAAGGTTCAGTAAAAATACAATCTGCTCCAGGAGAAGGCACCGCATTTACTATATGTCTTCCGATATAA
- the cysQ gene encoding 3'(2'),5'-bisphosphate nucleotidase CysQ, with the protein MNIEIIKDIAIKAGNEILKVYNNENLFNVVDIKSDDSPLTLADKESNAVIESELKKHFPDIPILSEEGRDIPYEERKNWTKFWLVDPLDGTKEFIKRNGEFTVNIALISKNKPLLGVIYKPVSEELYYGSLDEGAFKEEKGENTKLKTNTRVNNLVAVGSRSHASEEENDVLSKYDVKEKVSIGSSLKFCLLAEGKADIYYRHGPTMEWDTAAGQAILESSGGTMLDANKKPFSYNKEVLRNSSFLCLSNKELNQL; encoded by the coding sequence ATGAATATTGAAATAATTAAGGACATTGCTATAAAAGCCGGCAACGAGATACTTAAGGTATATAATAATGAGAACCTTTTCAATGTAGTAGATATAAAATCGGATGATTCACCTTTGACCTTGGCCGACAAAGAATCGAATGCCGTCATAGAGTCAGAGCTAAAAAAACATTTTCCAGATATTCCAATACTATCAGAAGAAGGTAGAGATATTCCTTATGAAGAAAGGAAAAACTGGACAAAATTTTGGCTGGTAGATCCTTTGGACGGTACAAAGGAATTTATCAAAAGAAATGGCGAGTTTACAGTAAACATAGCATTAATATCTAAAAACAAGCCTCTTTTAGGAGTCATTTACAAACCTGTAAGCGAAGAGCTGTATTACGGATCCTTAGATGAAGGTGCTTTTAAAGAAGAGAAAGGGGAAAATACAAAACTAAAAACCAATACAAGGGTTAACAATTTAGTTGCTGTTGGCAGCCGGTCTCATGCATCTGAAGAAGAGAATGATGTATTGTCAAAATATGATGTAAAAGAAAAAGTATCCATAGGAAGCTCGTTAAAGTTTTGCCTGCTGGCAGAAGGCAAAGCCGATATATATTACCGTCATGGGCCAACTATGGAATGGGATACGGCTGCAGGACAGGCCATTTTGGAAAGCAGCGGGGGAACTATGTTAGATGCAAACAAAAAACCTTTTAGCTATAACAAGGAAGTTCTCCGTAATTCGTCTTTCCTATGCTTAAGCAATAAGGAACTGAACCAACTATGA